Below is a genomic region from Methanobacterium sp..
AAGGCGTAGTATTAGAAAGTATAAAGACACTGAAGTTGAAGACGAAAAACTTCAGGATATTCTTGAAGTAGCTAGAATTTCTCCATCCGCTTCTAACCGCCAGGAATGGAAATTTATAGTTGTTAAAAATCAAGAAACAAGAGAAAAACTTGTAGAAGCCGCACACGGCCAGCAGTTTGTTGCTGAAGCTCCAGTTACAATTGTAGCATGTTCAACAGAATCAGAAAGGGTAATGCCCTGTGGACAGCATGCTTATACTGTAGACCTTTCAATTGCAGTATCATTTATGATTCTGGAAGCTACCGAACTTGGTCTTGGAACATGCTGGCTTGGAGCATTTGATGAAGAAAAAGTCAGGAATATTTTAGAGATCCCTGAAAGAATAAGGGTTCCTGCAATGTTTACTATAGGGTATGCAGATGAAAGTCCTCATTCAAGGCCGAGAAAACATCTGGATGAGATTGTAAGCAGTGAAAAATACGTCACTCCTTAAAATCTTTCATTTTTAAATTTATTTTTTGTATTTAAAAATTATATATGGAACTATTTTTGAAAATTCGCTATTTGTGATGTTAATCCACATAAAAAATTGTTTTTCTTAATTATAAATTAATTCCATTAAAATACCTTAACCTTTTATTCCCGAAGAGATAATAATTTTATTGCAGTAATATATTATTTGTAAATATTATGTTTAGTAGGGGAATGGCATGCGAAAGGTAGTAAAAGGTAGTTTTCTTAATTTATTTGGCAATGTTCTATTTAGAATA
It encodes:
- a CDS encoding nitroreductase family protein, encoding MDVFEAVSKRRSIRKYKDTEVEDEKLQDILEVARISPSASNRQEWKFIVVKNQETREKLVEAAHGQQFVAEAPVTIVACSTESERVMPCGQHAYTVDLSIAVSFMILEATELGLGTCWLGAFDEEKVRNILEIPERIRVPAMFTIGYADESPHSRPRKHLDEIVSSEKYVTP